ttttttttaaaaaaaaagtaatttataCCCCTAGATTTTGGAGATTATATCTATTTAAATTGTAAACTAATAATAGTATCAATTTATACTACTAATGTTTACTGGTGTATAAATCTTTCTAGCTTAGTTTTTGGCCAGGGGTTCTTTCCTCCCAATTCGAAACATGAGTTAATTGCATCCACATTGGCCACATGAAGATTGAATTAAGATAAGGTCTCACATTACATATTGTTTGTCTCTTGTTGCGTGATTTTTACACCAAAAGATTGCAAGTTTATAGTATCAAATCTTAATATAGTGATTGAGTTTAATTGTCGTCCACAAAATTGGAATATTGATTTAGTAACATTACTCATAGTCCTGATTAAGTAGAGATAATATTTAAAGGGAAGACTTAAAAACCTATCTATGCTTTAGATCTAATTTCAATCAATTAGATTTTAAGAACATCCAACGATATATAAATCTAAGAATttactaaaatataaaatatcctCTCTCGAGTGTTGGATAAAAGGTTGTCGAGACCTTaatcaatcaaataatatttgtaATCTTCGATCTAGAACTTCAACTAACTAGTTGTATTAGTAGCAAGAACGAGTCAAACCACAAGAAAGAGAATCTCTCTAAGCTAAATTATCctttagaaagcagtaaaacaGGAGGGGGAAGGTTTTGATTTGGTTAGATAGGAAAGCTAAATTGCAGGAATTTAAAGTgcaaaaaagtaaaatagattGAGAGAGAGGGAAGACAATACACAAGGTTATCTTCGTCGATTAAGAGACCTTTGGGCTATCTATTGACTAATTCATCGATTTATCAAACGAATTAAGTTCATGGAAATCTAATTATCTAGCCTAATCAACCACCTAGTAATGCTAGACAGACTCCCTATAGAAAACCAATGTGGATGTCAAttcctaaattaattaagtattGTCACACATGCCTATTTACTTCGTTAATCCCATTATGTTCATGGATTGAGGACATTAGATTGAATTGGCTAATTCTAACTTAacacttttccttttctttgatTTTATTATCTTTCATTATTGTTTCCCTTACTTATCTAGAGGTTGAccataattataattaaaatctatTCGCTATTCAAATCAAGCCATGCTTTTGTTACGAACTATCGCAAATGTAGTATAGTATTCGATCTTAATTTGGAAATGACTAATCTATCACATTAATCGAACATAAATCAAATATGGATACAAATtaggaagaaaaacaagaagaataagaaaatcCCGAGAACTTCATCAAAATCTCATTAAAGCATAGAACATTTCCCAATAAAcctcaaaattaatatttgggCCCTTAGCCATTCATCAAAACTTGAATCCAGACGACATAATTTTGATTACATAGCTAGATAGAAAGAATCCTCATAGATTTTGGCTAAGAATGGCCAAAATCGAGCTAATAGATCTTAGAATTGCCTACCAATCACTCTTTTCCTAAAACCCTAGAAATAAGAAAGTATATAAAGAATTCACGATGGCGCAGTATCCTTGCACACATCATCGCCATGCTCGAAACCCCTCAAGCAGTGTCGTGCCGCAGTGCCTTGGGGCGCTAGCGTGCTAATGGTCTGCATGCACACACGCATGCCCTCGTATGCGTGTTGTGCTTCCTGGTGCATGAACAACCTTCATTTATTGTATGTCCATGGAGTTCTATGGTGCCACAGAGCAGCATCGTAGCACTCTCCTGATTGGAGCTCTCTGTCCTTGGTATCACACCGCAACGTCGTGCAGAACCGTGGCACTAGACCTCCTTGGGAATATTTTCGACTTTTCACACTCTTTTATGTTCAGTTGCTAAAATATACTCCtaattgtttcaaattaaccctgAAGGCCTTAATGCTCCAGAATGCATGAATTACTCGAGATCTTAAAAATATTGACATATTAGCAcattaaatgtcataaacaaGTAATATTAGAGGCATTAAGATAGCTCATTTAGGGAGCTATCACTAAGCTTAGTTAAACTCTTATTAATTTGTAGAATCTACTTTCCAGTCTGTTTCTATAAATTAACAAAGCATTAAGAAACTCTCATCGATTACTCTAAAAGTATCCCTAGTTTATCTCCTAATATCACCACTGGTAGAGTATTCTTACTGCcattcaaaaactaaaacttattttaaaagttatcaATAATCGCTAATAAGATAACCTCACTTCCGTGTTAGCAACTCCATTAGTTATGCAACATAAAGGTCTAAATTCATGTTTTCATTTTCCAAGCTCCAACTTAAATTACAACTCAATTAATACTTGATTGAGGattgaaaacattaaaaataaattcataattaaatataagtgTTGCATTATAAAACATCTACAACAAAAGATAATGTTTTCAACTATGGAGTTCTACTACTCGTATCACCATAACACTTGAATTTCATAAAATCCGTGATTAATCtactagaaaagaaaaataaaggaggaaAGAATTCCTAAAAGATGTGTGTCACACTTGTTCTCAACGTGAACTTCACATTCTCAAGTCTTAAATTCCTTCCCgatcaacattttaaaattgtGTACAACTTGAACAACGattattttctctctaattgactccctttgaaattaaatgaatgaTTTATTTATAGAGGAAAAGAATAATCTCAATTCTAATCTATTTAGATTCcttaaaagaagataaaaagataagaattttggtttatttttcaaaGCATGCATGCAATTTTATTTTGTGGATTTTATCGTAGCATCGCGGCATTATCGTCTTAGCACATCCATGTCGTGGCTCCTTTATAGTGCTCCAACACTGTTGATCTGTCTCTTGTTCTTACAACTGGAACACCTTACTTGATCTACTTTAATGTTCGAAAAGTTTTAATTTATCAATGAATTCTTCATTAATGTtctaattgtttaattaactGAAATCTTATCAAATAACACGTGAAAACTCATCTATTTATACAAAAACTAGCTAAAACTCGAGTCTATAAATGGTATTAATATGTCACTTATCAGTGCATATATTTGACCCATTTTTATTTTGGGTGATGCCAAAGGCACGTTAGGTGGGTGGGGGTGTTGGTGGTTGTGCCATGAGACTATATTTTCATGAGCTTCCCCTTTACATACAATCATTTTATGAACTTTTTtgctaatttgattttttttttttttttttttttaagaactgACTTGACATTCTTTCTTATATTGGAAAATTTATTTGCttcttctaaaattttattcatGTTTAAGTTTTTTATGGGATcctaaaattgaaaatcttgTGTCCCTgttgtttattcaataaagttctttattttcattctattaaacttttttgttttaccgttttaactaattttgaaattgacACGCATGAATAGCATCGGAAgtcatttgtaaaaaaaaaaaaaagttaattgttACATTAATAGTTTCtattaaaaaatagattttaatgCATAATTGATTTATGATTTTGAGTGGCTAGAAATCTGTGTATATTATTTATAGGCTATGAAGCACAGAGGCAAATAATCAATATCAGATACGTATCAAAATTCcagatactttccagatacaTATCTGACATATGATTTGatttatctatttctatgcgtactttttttcaaaaaaaaaagacaaacaactcatttaatctttcccaatctaaaattaggcaacctatttaaaaaaaagctcactactcgaatccaaaactaaaaggaaaaataaataaataacagacCAAACcttagactagaatcatcttatatctatcttcacatttgagtccctacaaaatccaccaaaatataaaccatttagatatcttcaacaattcaatgaagaagtttttcgtttatcttcatacttctccatctaatcttcttttttttcttctttgcaatatgagtcacttttctattacattttattaactattgtattttaacatcttagatgttttttttttattgcatttcactatttgtattctattttctgctattgttattaacttgcataataaatttatctatatcctagattttttaaagaaaaagaaaaagtatcttcaacatatcagtatcctcgttttttagagatatatatatatatatatgacgcatacttagacgtatccgtattttaatttttttagaaattgacaaaTCACCTTATCCGATCGTATTCATATCGTGTAATTATATCTGTATCTGTACTTCATAATTTATAAGTTCTTATTTTAGGTCAACGTCAATTAGAAGTTATGAATTCTTAATTATACTTATATGTTTTAACCAGTGAAACTATGCCCCTTTTATAAGTTATAAGTTTGAATCTAATGCGCctagtattatttttttagaacgaagttaataattttttgttctatataaCAGTATTAAGAAAGTTTGatgtagttattattattattattattattattattattattattattattattattattattattattattattttggtatatgcctatttatatttatattgcaGTTAGATGATTCAGcacatacatacacacatatatatggctttcttttatttctttgacccttttattttatgattaaatCTATACTTTATTTAACTTGTAACGAATGATACAGAGAATTAACTACATTATATTATTACTCATTCTCATGATTGGTGCTTAatcaaaatatttcttttaaatgatTTCAAACTTATGAGTCCATAACCAAAATGTGTATGACTTTCCATTACGATAgaataaataaatctaattattttcatgtatttaaatttgtaaatttcacCCTCATCCTATaattgttatactaaaaaaatatgaatttcactttaaaaaaaatgtcattttcaaTCTGAATAGAATGTGATTCGTTTTCATTTTTACGTTTTCAACTACTAGAACTTTGAAGTAACAAAAACAATTTGTTAGAATAAATAAGCAAAATATAACACATTTTCGAAAATGACAatgataatttcttttttttttttttaagaatatttattggaaaattttgaaaatattcaatTAATATTTTCCAAAACGATGGGGAATCAACTTGAATTCTCCTCACCATGACCATATTCTCCCTCTTAACGTCCTGCCTTTCTTTTCAAATTCCGAAGTTTTCTATTAaactattaataaaataaatatattatttaaattctaaatttaaaatagaaaataatgtGAATactaatttttcataaaatatgaatatatataatatatgtaaaaaataaataaactcttaatataattaaaataaatataaatatgattctaTTTTTTTCCTTGAGTTTGTTCgtataataaaaatgataaattaatttattattttaatataaaaacatattatatgAAATACGTACACTTATTATatgaatttcaaaataattaacaattttatgggaaaaaaactaattaacaaacataaatttcaaattctaaattcaAAGTTTGGGGTGTGTTATGATAATGGGGTAAGGATTACTGTTTACAACTTAGCagttaaaataatcaattttccCTTGTTCTAATGTTTCGAATGACTTTATCCATCGGTAACCAACTCCAACGACCACTTCTAGTAACCAACTTCAATGGCGACGACCTCTAACAACCACTTCCAGCAAGCAGCTCTAATGATCATGTCCGAAAACCACCAATGTGACCGACTCTAGTGATCCCTCTTGTGACCAGTACATAGTGTTTAATAATCCTCTTTTATAATGACTTGATATTAATAGAGACTCTTCGAATTTATAGAAAACTAAACAAATTTGTATATACAAACACTTTTGAGAAAATGTAACCAAACATATCTGAGtgttcttttattattttaaacattttttataaaaaaatgtttaaatgacatttgaaaaatagtttttcctagtcaatccaaacatacctaaatatataatttgttcAATATATAACTTGTTTCATGAGCTTCAACTTTTAGTCTAATCTCGTGTATTTTGTACATGTTCAACCATATTGGTACATCCCCAAAATCATCCAAGGGAAGGAGAATAAGGTACTTCAAATCTAACACACTTAAGAATTGGTGgaactaatttttatttctattttcaaaatatgataGCTAAGATAAtactaataattttacaataaaatacaatattaaaaaaaaaaaaaaaggtcaaagtCAACCGTAAACCGTAAACTCATATTTAAGAACATCatattaataaatcaataacttaaacacataaatcttaaacttgaactaaaataatttgcaCCCCAAAATACATACATCCTAGTCTAGACTATAATAATCTGCATCTTAAACACATACTATATTTGAACCGAGACTAAAATAATATGCACCTTAAACATGTACTATTCAACTCCATAGACTATTATAACTTATGAGGGTTTGTTTGGACCCCCAACTTCAAATTGGTGGAGTAACCTACAATAATTTATTATAGTCCACTCCTTGTTTGGGGCTCTAATTATAATAGTTGGTGTTTCTAGCTCTAATTATAATAGTTGGTGTTTCTAACTATAGTAACCTACAATTAGCTACAGTGTATTACTAATTTAAATCTCTATATGTTACAGTTTGTACTATTTTCTATCTATATTAAAATACTTTGCACTccaaacacatattattataacttataaactattataatctatatactataacGGTTACGAATTATAATAGCCAATTCAATGTCCCAAAAGGCCCAGACAGATTAAAATAACCACATATTGCTATAACCAATGCCTCATACTACACCTTAGAGTTTTGCAATGCTTGATCAAACCTGTTTTCAATATacttggtttttctttttccttctgcTTTTCATGAAATTTGTCAAAATCTAACTTCTTAGTAAGTGTTGTATTAGACTGTGCATTTGTATTGCATTATCAAGCCATCtgattttagttttgaattctttatttaaaaggcgaaaatgttttttttaagtcaACTTAGACATAACTCAACTAgttagatatatatttttgatagaaaaataagagatgAAGAATCTTTAACTCGCACATAtgtttgaactaaaaaaaattaaattacagtACCTTCAGATCATTCTCTCTTGAAATAATACACTTAAACTTATACTTAAGCTTTCCCttcaagtttaattaatttctcATTAAAATGTTACACACCAAATATATTATCAATGCCCTAGATGTCATGTCTCTTTCTCTCCACAATCAAAGAACTATAAGTAAATATGTAAGGGAAAACAATTGGTGGTGAATGGGTGATGCCACCTTGGGAGAGATGGAGGTGGTAAGATAAATAATGGTTAGATCTAATGATTATTTTAATAATGTGAAAGaaatttattcaaaataaaaggtTAAACCTGTCATAGCTAATATCATAATgtgtttattactttttttttttttttttttttttttttttttttttttaatagtgcAGTGATCAAACTATCGACGTTTGAAATAGTAATAAATATCTTATTTATTGAACTATGTTCGGATGAGTTATCAAATTTCACTCAAAATGATTTCATATTTCTAGAATTTGTAGAAAATACTTACAAATTTTctactttatattaaaaatagtcttgaaactttaaaatgtttttaataatatattttaacttttcaaaaaaaaattaaaaaacataacTATTTTGATGAGGAATAAGGAAATAGGGTTTAAACCTAATtataatgacaaaaaaatataattaatatggaGTGGTTGGGATAAGATAAAAAGATTTTACAAACCAGTGGAGAATCTATCTATTGGCAAATTAGTACCCTAGCCCAAGTGGTGGAATAAACAATGACACTTGTGATTTAATAATGAGAGAAAATATTTGTATAAAAGACTAAGGAGGCATCACCATTTTCACTTTGTGCATCACACATCAAACAATTTCTAGTCACCATTTTTTCAAAACccttaattttcattttcattttcatcatgTTGGCAGTTTCCTCTCCTTTGTTTTCTCCTCATCAATGGCCATTGGAAGATCCCATCTGTCTCCATCACCAACACAACTCTCTCTTCTCTCCCTTTGAAGCTTCAGATCATTCATTTTACCTCCAATTCCCTCCCCCGACGTTCGAGCCACTGCACGCCGAGCTCGACCACTATCCTTCCTCTGCTACACCGTCCCCAGAAGGTAGCACCAAGGTCTCGAAGATCGCCAAGAAACTTAGCCATAATGCTAGTGAGCGCGATCGTCGAAAGAAGATCAACTCTCTTTACTCGTCTTTACGAGCCCTCCTTCCCTCCACCGATCAAATGGTAAGTTTTTCTAACcgtaaattataagtttagtcctTGAACCATACTATTAACCTTTTAGAATATACAAAcaaatcatttatttattattattatttttatgtaacTCTTTCAAAATCTTTCTTCCCCAAGATAGCATTGCAATCATGAAGTGGAGATTCAAATctcttgaaaaaaatatttcttttaaaaaaagattgttTGTTCATGTTAGACTCCATTTCAGGAGTTACTTATAGTCTCCATGGAGGTCCTTTGTGAatgataattttaattaacaaatggcgtttttcttttctttttctttttctcacagaAGAAATTGAGTAACCCAGCGACGATTGCGAGGATATTGAGCTACATACCGGAGCTACAACAGCAGGTAGAAGGGCTAATGGTAAAGAAAGAAGAGCTCATGGCAGCCATGGTTGGACAGGAAGTTgagaatgatgaagaaaagaaaacgaaATGCTCAGCTTCGAGTTCCTCGTCGATCATTTCGGCAAGTCGACTTAGTCGATGTGAAATGGCGATTCAGATATCCACCGACATCAATGGCGGCCACCGGAATTCTTTGTCGGAGATCTTGGTTTGCTTGGAAGAAGAAGGTCTTCTTCTTTTGAATGCTTCTTCTTTTGAGTCTTTTGATGGGAAGGTTTTCCATAATTTGCATCTTCaggtaataaaatattattgttattataataataataataattattattattattattattattattattattgttatttatttcaattatgttttaaaaattttacatttttaagtGAAGAAGGACGATGAGAAAGGTTTATTTTGATCATTTGTTAAAAAATTACTcttgtttttatcaattttgttcataaatgttattatatttagtagtaattaataatgaataattgattggacaaataaaatgataatgtgtttttttatttatgtagCGGGTGGAAAGAAGCTGAATACAAAaagattatatataaaaaattaataaggtTAATGCGTCATGTTAAAATTGACAATATAAGTAAGtacattaatatttaaattacctaatcaaattttcattattatcactagtaatatatataattttataaaccAATTtgagttatttaattttaaatctttagTAAAAAACTAACTAAAAAAATTCTCAAGCCGTCAATTTATGCCTAATTTATGATATCAATTAATATCTCAAAAGTTGATAAtttgatattctactcattaatTAGTAaactataatttaaataatatctNcaaaaaaaaaaaaaagtgatttttaactttAAACTATTTTACTCAAAGGTACCACTTTCAAAAAGTGTTGGTGGATCAATTTGTTGTGAAGTTCTAAAAGATTGTTCTATGTTTCTAATTTCTTCAGAAATGTTTATTAAAACATGTCTGAATAACTATTTTGTAACTTCTCTCTCTTACTTTTAAtgttaattattattgtttagAACCAACAAACCAATTCATAGTATTTTAAGgttgaaattataaaatttgatataagaAACTTATTTGGTTAATTTTGAATGTTAAATACAGATGGGAAGCAAGAGCAGAATGGAGCCTAAAATGCTGAGTAATAAGCTCTTGGAGATGTTCCCATGACATAGTAAGAGAGAGTGAATGAATATGCAccacaaaattaattaataatagtaatcatattaaaaaatttaatggatgaaaaaaaaattgaaaatattagc
The nucleotide sequence above comes from Benincasa hispida cultivar B227 chromosome 3, ASM972705v1, whole genome shotgun sequence. Encoded proteins:
- the LOC120073646 gene encoding transcription factor ORG3-like, translated to MLAVSSPLFSPHQWPLEDPICLHHQHNSLFSPFEASDHSFYLQFPPPTFEPLHAELDHYPSSATPSPEGSTKVSKIAKKLSHNASERDRRKKINSLYSSLRALLPSTDQMKKLSNPATIARILSYIPELQQQVEGLMVKKEELMAAMVGQEVENDEEKKTKCSASSSSSIISASRLSRCEMAIQISTDINGGHRNSLSEILVCLEEEGLLLLNASSFESFDGKVFHNLHLQVIKYYYGKQEQNGA